A region of the Terriglobales bacterium genome:
TCACCTGCCATCGCCCTCGCAACTCTTCATCGACCGTCGGCTTCCATTTTCAAACGCTTACGAGTGGTCTCAGGGTTGCACTTCTGAGGACGCCATCAGCGAATGGCAAGAGCCAACCACTTGGGCAACGAAACGAAAATCCATTCCGACTCCACCGCGGGGAGCAAGGAGCTTAAGAAATGACCCCAGTCGTAGAAGAAATCGTAGAAGTAGCAGAAGAGCCGTCAACCACTTCAAGTTTGAGCGCATATGGAAAGGCGAGATCCACCGTTCAAGGATCGCCCCTGAACTCCGAGGAATTAAGAAAGACAGACGCTTATTGGCGTGCCAGCCTCTACGTCTGCCTGGGGATGCTTTACCTTCAGGACAACCCCTTGCTCCGTGAGCCGCTCAAGATTGAGCACGTCAAGCCACGCATGCTGGGTCACTGGGGCTCGGATGCCGGCCAAGCCTTCACTTACATCCATTTCAACCGACTGATTAAGAAGTACGATCTGAATGCGTACTACGTTTGCGGACCCGGGCACGGGGCGCCCTCGGTTCTGTCCCAGGGCTACCTCGAGGGGACATATTCCGAGGTCTACCCGGACAAGAGTGAAGACCTCCGCGGACTGCAACGCTTTTTCCGGCAGTTCTCATTCCCGGGAGGGATCGGCAGTCACGCCACCCCCGAGACCCCCGGCAGCATCAACGAGGGCGGCGAGCTGGGCTACTGTATCTCGCACGCCTACGGATCGGTCTACGACCACCCCGACCTGATCGCCCTGACCGTGGTGGGCGACGGCGAGGCCGAGACCGGCCCGCTGGCCACGAGCTGGCACAGCAACAAATTCCTCAACCCGATCCGCGACGGGGCGGTGCTACCGGTGCTGCACCTCAACGGCTACAAGATCAACAACCCCACACTGCTGGCCCGCATCAGCCGCGAGGAGCTGGAAGCGCTGTTCGTCGGCTACGGGTACACCCCGCATTTTGTGGAGGGCAGTGACCCCGAAAGCATGCACCAGGCGATGGCCGCGACCCTGGAACACTGCGTCCTGGAGATCCGCAAGATCCAGGATGAGGCGCGGCGGACCGGCAAGCCATCGCGACCGCGCTGGCCCATGGTCATTCTGCGAACCCCCAAGGGCTGGACGGCCCCGCGGAAGGTGGACGGACAATACCTCGAAGGCTTCTGGCGCGCGCACCAGATCCCGCTGCCTGACGTCCACTCCAACCCTGCTCACCTGCAACTGCTGGAAAAATGGCTGCGCAGCTACGAGCCGGAGAAGCTCTTTGATCAGGCGGGCCGGCTTATCCCGGAACTGCGAGCGCTGCCGCCTGAGGGAACTCGACGGATGAGCGCCAACCCCGTGACCAACGGCGGGCTGCTTCGCAAGCCTCTCGACATGCCGGACTTCCGCACCCTCGGCATCGAGGTCAAGAAACCAGGAACAATCCAGGTCGGTAACGCCGGCTTCCTCGGTGCCTTGATGCGGGAGATCATGAAGCGGAATAAGAACAACTTTCGACTCTTCGGGCCGGATGAGTCGCAGTCCAACAGGCTCGACGCCGTGTACGAGGTCACCGAGAAGGCTTGGCTCGCTGAGTATTTCCCGGAGGACGCCGATGGCGGCCACCTGGCCCCGGACGGGCGCGTCATGGAGATGCTCAGCGAGCATACCCTTGAAGGGTGGCTGGAGGGCTACATTCTGAGCGGCCGGCACGGCCTGATCAACAGCTACGAGTCGTTCGTCCACCTCCTCGACTCAATGTTCAACCAGCACGCAAAGTGGCTGGAGAAGTGCAGCGAGGTACCGTGGCGGGCGAAGGTCTCCTCGCTCAACATGCTGGTCAGTGGCCTGGTCTGGCGACAGGACCACAACGGGTTCACGCACCAGGACCCCGGCTTCCTCGACGTGGTCGCGAACAAGAGCCCGAGCATAGTGCGCGTCTACCTTCCGCCCGACGCCAACTGCCTGCTCTCAGTCGGCGATCACTGCTTCCGCAGCGAAAACTATATCAACGTCATCGTTGCAGACAAGCAGCCGCAGGACATGCAGTACCTGGACATGGAGGCGGCGATCGCCCACTGTACCAAGGGCCTGGGTATCTGGAACTGGGCCAGCAACGACCAGGGGACAGAGCCCGACGTGGTAATGGCAAGCTGCGGCGACGTGCCGACGGTGGAGTGTTTGGCGGCCACCGCCCTGCTGCGGCACCACATCCCCGATGTGAAGATCCGTGTCGTGAACGTCGTAGATCTGTTTAAGCTGCTGCCCAGCACCGAACACCCGCACGGGCTGACGGACCGTGAATTCGAGGCCGTCTTCACGGCGGACAGGCCGGTGATCTTCACCTTCCACGGATACCCGGGGCTGATCCATCGACTCACCTACAGGCGGCCAAGCCAGCACAACCTCCACGTGCGCGGCTACAAGGAGCACGGCAACATCAACACACCCCTGGAATTGGCCATCCGCAACGAGACCGACCGCTTCACCCTGGCCATCGATGCCATCGATCGGATCCCTCGCTTGCGCACCACCGCCGCCGCTGTTCGCCAAGAACTTGCCGACCAGCGAATTGCGTGCGAGCAGTACGCTTACGAGCACGGCATCGACCGGCCCGACATCACCGAATGGAGGTGGCCGCACCCGACCTCCTAGGTTGGAAACAGCGTGAGGGGTGGCTGGCAACGGGGAATCGGCCACCCTCGGGCAACCACCAAGCGCAACACTTGAAAGCGCAATTCCAGAATACGCATTGCGGAACGATGATCACCGGAGCGATGTGAATGAGTCTGCTTACGACATCAATGACAAGATTGGGTCCATCATCAAGAAAAACCGGGAGCGTCGCCTATGTCTGACACTGGTCTTGCGTGCCTCGCTTCGCCTGATGTATTGGCCCGTGCCCGTAAGATCAAACTTTTTCTGATGGACGTAGACGGTACGCTGACCGATGGCGGCGTCTGCCTGATCTCGGCCACAATCGCCGACGGCTTAGGAGAACCGATCGTCTCCGAAATGAAAGTGTTCAACTCCCGGGACGGCCAGGGATTATCGCTTGCCCACACCATGGGGATTCAGACAGGCTTCATCACCGGCCGACATTCACCGGCCGTGGCTAAGCGTGCTCAAGAGCTGAAGGTCACTTTTGTTTATCTGGGACAGGGGAAGAAGACGGCGGCTTTCGAAGAGTGCGTACAAAAGGCAGGCGTGAGGGAAGACGAGGTTGCTTATATGGGTGATGACCTGCCGGACATTCCTCTGGCGCAGCGAGCCGGACTGGCAGTGTGCGTAGCCAACGGGGCACCTGAGTTAGCGGCCGTATGCCACTTCACCACTCGCCAGCTTGCGGGGCGGGGTACCGCGCGCGAGGTGGTGGAACTAATCCTGAAGGCGCAGGGACGTTGGGAGGAGGCGGTGCCCCAGGCGCTTGCGTAACAAAACTGCCGATTAGGAATTTAGAACGAAACCGACACTAGACCGCCACCAGCGAAAGGATCTGTATGAGTGTAACCATCGAGACTCCCATCTCTCAGGCACCCCAGGACATCAACACCGTACCATTCCGGGAACCGGCGCGCAGCGCCTCCGGAGCACAGCAAGACATGGATTTGCTCAGCATCAACACCATCCGCACCTTGTCCATGGATGGTGTGCAGGCGGCGAATTCAGGGCATCCCGGAACTCCAATGGCATTAGCGCCGGTGGCGTACTGCCTGTGGCAGCAGTTCCTTCGATTTGATCCGCAAGATCCCGTATGGCCCAACCGCGATCGCTTCGTGCTCTCGATCGGGCACGCGTCGATGTTGCTCTATTCACTGCTTCATCTGACCGAAGTGCGAGCCGTTAGCAAAGACTATGAAACTCTCGGCGAAGTATCGGTGCCGCTGGATGCCATCAAGGCGTTCCGCCAGCTGGATAGCCGTTGTCCCGGACATCCTGAATATCGCTGGACGTCGGGCGTCGAGACCACTACGGGACCGCTAGGTCAGGGTGTCTCTACCAGCGTCGGCATGGCGATTGGTCGGCAGTGGCTGGCCGCGCGCTACAACCGCCCGGGTTTTGAGGATCTGTTCGACTTCAACGTTTACGCTTTGTGCGGCGATGGATGCATGATGGAAGGCATCTCTCACGAAGCCGCCTCCCTCGCCGGACACCTGGGGCTCTCAAATCTCTGCTGGATTTACGACAACAATCACATC
Encoded here:
- a CDS encoding HAD hydrolase family protein, producing the protein MSDTGLACLASPDVLARARKIKLFLMDVDGTLTDGGVCLISATIADGLGEPIVSEMKVFNSRDGQGLSLAHTMGIQTGFITGRHSPAVAKRAQELKVTFVYLGQGKKTAAFEECVQKAGVREDEVAYMGDDLPDIPLAQRAGLAVCVANGAPELAAVCHFTTRQLAGRGTAREVVELILKAQGRWEEAVPQALA
- a CDS encoding phosphoketolase family protein, translated to MTPVVEEIVEVAEEPSTTSSLSAYGKARSTVQGSPLNSEELRKTDAYWRASLYVCLGMLYLQDNPLLREPLKIEHVKPRMLGHWGSDAGQAFTYIHFNRLIKKYDLNAYYVCGPGHGAPSVLSQGYLEGTYSEVYPDKSEDLRGLQRFFRQFSFPGGIGSHATPETPGSINEGGELGYCISHAYGSVYDHPDLIALTVVGDGEAETGPLATSWHSNKFLNPIRDGAVLPVLHLNGYKINNPTLLARISREELEALFVGYGYTPHFVEGSDPESMHQAMAATLEHCVLEIRKIQDEARRTGKPSRPRWPMVILRTPKGWTAPRKVDGQYLEGFWRAHQIPLPDVHSNPAHLQLLEKWLRSYEPEKLFDQAGRLIPELRALPPEGTRRMSANPVTNGGLLRKPLDMPDFRTLGIEVKKPGTIQVGNAGFLGALMREIMKRNKNNFRLFGPDESQSNRLDAVYEVTEKAWLAEYFPEDADGGHLAPDGRVMEMLSEHTLEGWLEGYILSGRHGLINSYESFVHLLDSMFNQHAKWLEKCSEVPWRAKVSSLNMLVSGLVWRQDHNGFTHQDPGFLDVVANKSPSIVRVYLPPDANCLLSVGDHCFRSENYINVIVADKQPQDMQYLDMEAAIAHCTKGLGIWNWASNDQGTEPDVVMASCGDVPTVECLAATALLRHHIPDVKIRVVNVVDLFKLLPSTEHPHGLTDREFEAVFTADRPVIFTFHGYPGLIHRLTYRRPSQHNLHVRGYKEHGNINTPLELAIRNETDRFTLAIDAIDRIPRLRTTAAAVRQELADQRIACEQYAYEHGIDRPDITEWRWPHPTS